One Serpentinicella alkaliphila DNA segment encodes these proteins:
- the pyrE gene encoding orotate phosphoribosyltransferase: protein MLNKERVIEIFEKSEVLLHGHFLLTSGRHSNQYMQCAQLLQYPEYAEEISKGLADNFRDDNIDIVIGPAMGGIIISYELARQLKVKNLFAERENGKMALRRGFFIPEGARVLVAEDVITTGGSVREVMDIVKEQGGEVVGVAVLVDRSNGTIDFGTKLAAALTTEVISYDPEGCPLCKEGKQPAIKPGSRKI, encoded by the coding sequence ATGTTAAATAAAGAGCGCGTTATAGAAATATTTGAAAAATCAGAGGTTTTATTACATGGACATTTTCTATTAACTTCTGGACGTCACAGTAATCAATATATGCAATGTGCACAATTACTACAATACCCAGAATATGCAGAGGAAATTTCGAAAGGGTTAGCGGATAACTTTAGAGATGACAATATTGATATAGTAATAGGGCCAGCTATGGGGGGTATAATAATATCTTATGAATTAGCTAGACAGCTTAAAGTTAAAAACCTTTTCGCTGAAAGAGAAAATGGGAAAATGGCTTTAAGAAGAGGATTCTTTATACCAGAGGGTGCGAGAGTTTTAGTAGCAGAGGATGTTATTACTACGGGTGGATCCGTTAGGGAAGTAATGGATATTGTTAAGGAGCAAGGTGGAGAAGTGGTAGGAGTAGCTGTTTTAGTAGATAGAAGCAATGGAACTATCGATTTTGGAACAAAACTTGCTGCAGCCCTTACAACAGAAGTAATATCATACGACCCAGAAGGTTGCCCACTATGTAAAGAAGGTAAGCAACCGGCTATTAAACCAGGTAGTAGAAAAATTTAA
- a CDS encoding dihydroorotate dehydrogenase, with protein sequence MTNLKTKVNIAGVELKNPVMTASGTFGSGKEYSEFVDLNELGAVVVKGVANVPWKGNASPRVAETYGGMLNSVGLQNPGVHAFVKEDILFLRKYDTKIIVNIAGRSVEDYCEVAEVLSNADIDMIELNISCPNVKEGCVSFGVNPHTVEAVTKEVKKYCKQPLIVKLSPNVADIAEIAKGAEAGGADAISLINTLLGMVIDIHKRRPVLANIMGGLSGPAIKPVAVRMVYQVAQAVKVPIIGMGGISNGDDAIEFMLAGASAVAVGTANFFNPRATIDVKEGIENYMKKYGISNIKDIVGNITV encoded by the coding sequence ATGACTAATTTAAAAACTAAAGTAAATATTGCAGGAGTAGAATTAAAAAATCCAGTAATGACTGCTTCAGGTACCTTCGGCTCTGGAAAAGAGTATAGTGAATTTGTAGATTTAAATGAGTTGGGTGCTGTAGTTGTTAAAGGTGTAGCTAATGTACCTTGGAAAGGCAATGCAAGTCCTAGAGTAGCAGAGACTTACGGTGGAATGTTAAACAGTGTAGGTTTACAGAATCCTGGAGTACATGCTTTTGTAAAGGAGGACATCCTATTTTTAAGAAAATATGATACTAAAATTATCGTTAATATTGCAGGTAGAAGTGTCGAAGATTATTGTGAGGTTGCAGAGGTTTTATCAAATGCAGATATTGATATGATAGAATTAAATATATCTTGTCCTAACGTGAAAGAGGGATGTGTTTCATTTGGTGTAAATCCTCATACGGTTGAAGCTGTTACTAAGGAAGTAAAAAAATACTGTAAGCAGCCACTAATAGTAAAATTAAGCCCAAATGTAGCAGATATAGCTGAAATAGCAAAAGGTGCAGAAGCTGGTGGAGCGGATGCCATCTCTTTGATTAACACTTTATTAGGGATGGTAATTGATATTCATAAAAGAAGACCTGTACTAGCAAATATTATGGGTGGTTTATCTGGACCAGCAATAAAGCCTGTTGCAGTTAGAATGGTTTACCAGGTAGCTCAGGCAGTTAAAGTACCTATAATTGGTATGGGTGGTATAAGTAACGGTGATGATGCCATAGAATTTATGCTAGCGGGAGCTAGTGCAGTAGCTGTAGGAACTGCAAATTTCTTCAATCCTAGGGCTACAATTGACGTAAAAGAGGGCATTGAAAATTATATGAAAAAATATGGTATTAGCAATATAAAAGATATTGTCGGAAATATAACTGTTTAA
- a CDS encoding phosphatidylserine decarboxylase: protein MEIYYIDRKTGEKKNEIVKGHKYLEWSYDTKMGRFFLEILLKRKIASYIYGKLQDLPSSSKNIKSFVEELSINMEEAIEVDPLKYKTFNDFFIRELKQDSRPINNNKNIFISPADGKVFAYENIDINKVIQVKGMEYSLVELFSSDNLAKQYEGGTCIVVRLAPSDYHRFHFPDSGIPKLINKIKGKFYSVNPIALKRVRKLYCQNKRELTLLESDNFGRIIMVEVGATCVGTIIQTYEENKWVERGAEKGYFKFGGSTVILFLQKGQVKIDEDIINNTDAGYETKVYMGEAIGVKNNV from the coding sequence ATGGAAATCTACTATATTGATAGAAAAACTGGAGAAAAGAAAAACGAAATAGTAAAGGGTCACAAGTATCTAGAGTGGTCTTACGATACCAAAATGGGGAGATTTTTTCTAGAAATACTATTAAAAAGAAAGATAGCATCATACATATACGGTAAATTACAGGATTTACCAAGCAGTTCAAAAAACATAAAATCCTTCGTAGAAGAGCTTTCTATAAATATGGAAGAAGCTATAGAAGTTGATCCACTAAAATATAAGACCTTTAACGATTTTTTCATAAGGGAGTTAAAACAAGATTCCAGGCCTATAAACAACAATAAAAATATATTTATCTCCCCAGCGGATGGTAAGGTATTTGCATATGAAAATATAGATATTAATAAAGTAATTCAAGTAAAAGGTATGGAGTATAGTCTCGTAGAGTTATTTTCAAGTGATAATTTAGCTAAGCAATATGAGGGTGGAACTTGTATAGTAGTAAGATTGGCACCTAGTGATTACCATAGATTTCATTTTCCTGATAGTGGGATACCTAAACTTATTAATAAAATTAAAGGAAAGTTTTATTCAGTAAATCCTATTGCACTAAAAAGGGTTAGGAAGCTATACTGTCAAAATAAAAGGGAACTTACTTTATTAGAATCTGATAACTTCGGGAGAATAATAATGGTTGAGGTTGGAGCTACATGTGTTGGTACGATTATACAGACATATGAAGAAAACAAATGGGTTGAGCGTGGGGCTGAGAAGGGTTATTTTAAATTTGGTGGATCTACAGTTATTTTATTTTTGCAAAAGGGCCAAGTTAAAATTGATGAGGATATTATAAATAACACAGATGCAGGATATGAAACAAAAGTATATATGGGTGAAGCAATAGGTGTAAAAAATAATGTATAA
- a CDS encoding rubrerythrin family protein yields MNDMTASNLKSAFGGESMAHMRYLIWGKAAQKEGFPNVANLFEAVAYAEQVHAHNHFKELKNEVGEASVTAGAGFGLTNTSENLQGAIDGENYEVGQMYPAFMAVAQLQGEKGSMRSFHYAIEAEKTHAELFTNAKVFVDAQKDYDQDTIHVCDVCGYTVAEHLVDTCPVCHVKKELFTTFVTKK; encoded by the coding sequence ATGAATGATATGACAGCTAGTAATTTAAAATCTGCTTTTGGTGGGGAAAGTATGGCCCATATGCGTTATTTAATTTGGGGAAAGGCAGCTCAAAAAGAAGGCTTTCCAAATGTAGCTAATCTTTTTGAAGCAGTAGCATATGCTGAGCAAGTCCATGCCCACAATCATTTTAAAGAATTAAAAAATGAAGTAGGAGAAGCCTCTGTAACTGCAGGAGCAGGTTTTGGGTTAACAAACACCTCTGAAAACCTTCAAGGCGCAATTGATGGGGAAAACTATGAAGTAGGTCAAATGTATCCTGCATTCATGGCAGTAGCCCAGTTACAAGGGGAAAAGGGCAGTATGCGTTCTTTCCATTATGCCATTGAAGCTGAGAAAACTCATGCTGAATTATTTACAAATGCTAAGGTTTTTGTAGATGCGCAAAAAGACTATGACCAAGACACAATCCACGTATGTGACGTTTGTGGATATACTGTAGCAGAACACTTAGTTGATACCTGTCCTGTCTGTCACGTGAAAAAAGAATTGTTTACAACATTTGTTACTAAAAAATAA
- a CDS encoding 3'-5' exoribonuclease YhaM family protein: MFIRSLKEIGKEHINSNIEANVLLTDMKIKVSKNEKKYADLIMQDRTKVMEAKLWDYEIYEGLLTSTGVNNIFKVKALVGEYQGQVQLNIKELKIFKGEELSVKDFIPVSSWNYDSMINGLKTFYERVESQHLKELLNRMVFCDDYLDKFSTYPAARKIHHNFYHGLMHHTLEILTYAQTVGKLKKLTQHQMDRLIAMGMLHDWAKIFEYKTLPELGFTDQGIMLGHIFIGAHHTFNVMNEIEGFPYEDKLVILNGILGHHGNLEWGSPVLPKTVEAQILHHCDKMSGDVESILSFMGEQTDDELFTNKLWNMGTEYYRK, encoded by the coding sequence ATGTTTATTAGAAGTTTAAAAGAGATTGGAAAAGAGCATATCAATAGCAATATTGAGGCAAATGTTCTTTTGACTGATATGAAAATAAAGGTTAGCAAAAACGAAAAGAAATATGCAGATTTAATAATGCAAGATAGAACCAAGGTTATGGAAGCTAAGCTTTGGGATTATGAAATATATGAAGGTCTTTTAACTAGTACTGGAGTCAATAATATCTTTAAGGTTAAAGCGTTAGTTGGGGAATACCAGGGGCAAGTTCAATTAAATATTAAAGAATTAAAGATCTTTAAAGGTGAGGAATTGTCGGTTAAAGACTTTATTCCAGTGAGTAGTTGGAATTATGATAGCATGATTAATGGACTTAAGACTTTTTATGAAAGAGTAGAAAGTCAACATCTAAAGGAATTACTTAACCGTATGGTATTTTGTGATGATTATTTAGATAAATTTTCTACTTATCCTGCAGCAAGAAAGATTCACCATAATTTTTATCATGGCTTAATGCATCATACCTTAGAAATATTAACTTATGCCCAAACAGTAGGAAAGCTTAAAAAACTAACTCAACACCAAATGGATAGATTAATCGCAATGGGCATGCTTCATGATTGGGCTAAGATATTTGAGTATAAAACATTACCTGAGTTAGGTTTCACTGATCAAGGAATTATGCTAGGACATATATTTATAGGGGCACATCATACATTTAATGTTATGAATGAAATAGAAGGCTTCCCATATGAAGATAAACTTGTGATATTAAATGGTATTTTAGGTCATCATGGAAATTTAGAATGGGGGTCCCCGGTATTACCTAAGACTGTTGAGGCCCAAATACTACACCATTGTGATAAAATGTCAGGGGATGTGGAGAGCATTTTATCATTTATGGGTGAACAAACTGATGACGAGTTGTTTACTAATAAATTATGGAATATGGGAACAGAGTATTATAGAAAATAG
- a CDS encoding dihydroorotate dehydrogenase electron transfer subunit, producing the protein MIKWFEGTVIENIEISPGIYKLILSAQDIVGMAKSGQFVNVYNNSEKHLLPRPISICEINKEKGTLTLVYSVVGRGTNIISQIQPSESIKLMGPLGNGFEITENHGESILVGGGVGVPPLLELAKQLKGKTTVYLGFRTSTYLIEEFEKYCDKVYISTEDGSRGIKGNVLDLLNDTLPKGKMVFSCGPKPMLRAVYNWAKDKSIPTQLSFEERMACGIGACLVCTCKTQKENENDWENRRVCKDGPVFLGDEVVWDD; encoded by the coding sequence ATGATTAAATGGTTTGAGGGGACGGTCATAGAAAATATCGAAATCTCACCGGGAATATATAAACTTATATTATCCGCACAAGATATAGTAGGTATGGCAAAGTCTGGACAGTTTGTAAATGTATACAATAATTCTGAAAAACACTTGTTACCTCGTCCGATTAGCATTTGTGAAATAAATAAAGAAAAAGGCACTTTAACTTTAGTTTATTCAGTTGTTGGAAGGGGAACAAATATTATCTCTCAAATACAACCTAGTGAAAGTATAAAGTTAATGGGACCCTTAGGAAACGGATTTGAAATTACTGAAAATCATGGGGAAAGCATTTTAGTTGGTGGTGGAGTTGGAGTTCCACCACTGCTAGAATTAGCTAAACAGTTAAAGGGTAAAACAACTGTTTATTTAGGCTTTAGGACGAGTACTTACTTAATTGAAGAATTTGAAAAATATTGTGATAAGGTATATATTTCAACAGAAGATGGTAGTAGGGGAATAAAAGGTAATGTTTTAGACTTATTAAATGATACTTTACCTAAAGGTAAAATGGTATTTAGTTGCGGACCAAAACCTATGTTAAGGGCAGTTTATAATTGGGCTAAAGATAAGTCTATTCCGACACAATTATCCTTTGAGGAAAGAATGGCTTGTGGTATTGGAGCCTGTTTAGTATGTACCTGTAAAACACAAAAGGAAAATGAAAATGACTGGGAAAACAGACGGGTTTGCAAAGATGGTCCAGTATTTTTAGGGGATGAGGTGGTATGGGATGACTAA